TTCCTCAAATTTAGCCCACATCGAGCTGACTACGCTGAGAAATGAGGGTCCTTTGTTGGCGGCTTTGGTGGCTGCCAAGATGGTGGCGTGCTACCTGCAGCAAGCTTTCCTGTGGGAGGCAGCTCTCAGTGCGGTGTTCAACCTCAGAGTTGATGTGTTCGGGAAAGTTCTAGAGAGGGATTTGGGGTTCTTCGAGGGTGGGAACGGTGTTTCTGCCGGGGATATCGCGTATCGGGTTACTGCCGAGGCTGCGGATGTTGCTTCTACTGTGTTTTTTCTTCTTAACGTGAGTTCCTGGCTAGAAATCCATATGTTCGGTCCTCGAACTTCTCATCGGTAATTGCTTGCATATCTTATGAAGTCTGTAAATATCTTCTGAATTTCGTTCGTTGATGACAGACGATAGTGCCTAGTACCTTGCGAGTGTCAGTTATGGCAATGCAGATGTTTGCTATCAGCCCTGTCCTTTCTCTGATTTCGGCTGCGGTAAGTGATTACGAGCATCTTATTTCTACGCCTAGCAATACTGAATATTTGATTTAAGTGGGGTTTCCGGCAAAACAGGTGATTCCATGTATGGCTCTTGTAATTGCTCATCTCGGAGAAAGGCTTCGTAAGATATCCAAGAAGGCCAATTTAGGCATTGCTGCCCTCGCAGCATACCTGAATGAGGTATCCTTTTGGGCCATTTGAATTCCCAAGATTAATTATGTTTTTGCTCATTCTTACCACTTCCGATGGGTTAGTGTCTTCGTTTACAACTGtgttctcatttttttctttttctgtgaCTTTGCAATGCCATGTTTGAGTGGTCCTGAGTTGCtgtttttgttcttttagGTCCTGCCCGCTATTTTATTCGTGAAAGCAAATAATGCAGAGCTCAGCGAGAGGTCCAGGTTTCAGAGGCTTGCTCATATTAATCTTTCTAACcagttgaaaaagaagaaaatgaaggcACTCATTCCTCAGATAACACAGGCTATTTATCTCGGAGCTCTATTCATCTTCTGTTTCGGTTCACTGGTGGTATCAAGTGGCTCCTTTGACGGAAGCGGCATGGTTTCTTTTATCACCTCATTGGTTCTCTTAATTGAGCCGATCCAGGTAAAGTTTTTAAGCAACCAATCCTTTTCTTTGTCTTGCGGACATAGTGCACAGCTTATTCGAACTCTTCATGCATCTACTTTCTTCATCCAGTTGACTAGAAAACTTTAGTTTGGAAATTATCTGATTTAGAAGGTAtagtataataattttatgaaGCTGCCGATCTGAATATAAAGCTTTATGTAGGGAATTGGACAAGCATACAATGAGTTGAAGCAAGTGGAACCAGCTATTGAACGGATATATGCATTGGGCAGTTACATACCTAAGGTAAGTTGACTTGGGAACACATCAAATATCTTTACCCTGACCATTTTATCTGCAGTGATGACACTTTTCACTTGGCCATAATACAGCTTAAACAGTTTTTCACAGGGACTTCAGTTAGATTCATTTTTCAGCAGACTGATTCTTCATGTGATTGCGTATCATTTTGTTCTccttttttgatattttcttcttccatgCATGCATACGTTTAAACTTAAGGCTGATAGTGGTAGTTATTTAATTGCAACCAAGAACATTTCCTAATTCCGCTCAAATGAACAGTCTATCTTCTATATTTTTGTATTGCTCATCATTTATGAAATAAATGTTAATTATTGACTGGAGCAATACGTCTGTTCTGCCATGGCAATTTTTGGCATTTCTAGCAAGCTTTCCCGTTGGTTATGGGCACATTTATGCATGATCAAATCTGAAAGACCACCTCATTCTATTCTCTAGCTACCTTAGTTTTTATTGGGAAAAATTAGTTTTGTCGTGATTAGTGCTTGATATAGGTAAGACAGAATCCAGATGCCATCCCATTAGACTGCGTGGCTGGAGATGTGAGGTTTGCTGATGTCTCTTTCAAGTACAAAGACAATACACCTCTCGTTCTAGACAGGTTGAACCTACATGTTAGGGCTGGAGAGACTGTTGCTCTTGTGGGCCCATCTGGTGGAGGCAAGACAACGCTTGCGAAACTACTACTTCGCCTTTATGACCCTTTATCTGGTGAAGTTGTCCAGACTGATCTTTTTTCCTGTTTTCTTTAGTGAATTCTATTATGTTCTGTTCCTTGGATTAATAGAAAGATGTTGCCTTTTCCTGCTTAACAGGCTATATTTCTATTGACAATCATAACATTCAGCACATTCGGTTGGACAGTCTTAGGAGACATATCTGTCTCGTTTCTCAGGATATAGTGAGTAACCACACCTTTTACTTTTGTGATTACTCGAGGATGTGGATCTGATCTCATGATATGCTTTAGACTCTATTCTCAGGAACTGTTGCTGAAAATATTGGGTATAGGGATTTAATGACTCATATTGATATGGAGAGGGTTGAGCTGGCGGGACGATTAGCGAATGCCGATGAGTTCATAAGAATGCTCCCTGAAGGCTATGAAACCAATATTGGAGCAAGGGGCTCTATTTTAAGTGGAGGCCAGAAGCAGAGGTCAGTTTCTTAGACTGGGACATGAACATAAGATGCAATACATCCGTTAGCTTACTTGGTGAGAAACTAAAGATGATCTAACTGTGCCTGCTCGAAATATAGATTGGCAATAGCTAGGGCAGTATATCAGGATCCCTCTGTGCTGATTTTGGACGAAGCAACCTCTGCACTCGATAGCAGGTCCGAGTTATTGGTGAGACAAGCTCTTCAGCGGTTGACGGAAAATCGTACGGTGAGTTTGACCAGCTTTAGTATCCAAGAGCTCTACGTTTCTGACGGATGAGATGGAAGTCCCCTTGTACAGTACTGTGAAAGTCAATTATTAGCTAAAGGTTCGGTTCTTGACAGGTTTTGGTGATCGCTCATCGGCCCGAGACTGTTATGATGGCGGATCGAGTATTCCACTTGAATGAAGGGAAGCTACAGGAGCTGACTCGCTCATTCCTCATGAGCAGTCGCGAGGATACCTCTTTGTCCACAGGACTAGTAATATGAAATTTACTGGTGTACAGTTAACGGCCAAGGATAGTAACCGTTGTTCATTTGACAcctgcatatatatttctgaACGTAAACTTTACTGAAACAGAACCTTGAGGTGATAGATTTTTGTCTAATACGTTGACAGCAAAAGTAAGCAATGGGATTGTTTCTGTTAGTTATGCAAAGCTTGGTGCGTTGAGCAAACATCGAATGTCAGCTACACCCTGTCGAATGCTCAAATAACAGTCACGACATCACGGTAGCACATTTACATACAAGAATCTAGAGTGCCTGGTTATATTTTCCGTTTACATATCCTCGAAGGATCCAAGAAAACTAAGTCACGGGTACCGGATTTCAGTTCAGAAGACGTGGCATTTGAACATGCTATCTTTATCCTTCAGTCAGAACACTTCAAAGCAGATAGACACAAGCAAAGCATGCTACACACACCAGCAAAGAATTCCTATCTTAAGAATTCCAATCTAATTCCTAGAATGTTTTGAGTTTGGGACTAAAACCCACTTTAGAACCCATCCCCACACTTCCCATTCGGGAACAAAAACAGGAAAACTATCTTCAGGACGACTTCATTGCACGAAGATACCGCATCTGATCGGGTCTACGGGACCAAATCAGAAGACAGAACCGAACCTATGGATATGTGCTTACTTACTGAGATAGATTAGCAGCAAAGGGGGCAATGTATTAGCCCATTCTCATTGCATTCTCCACACTTGATGACCTTCTTCCCGTCCTCATCCAAGACCTTGCAGCTCCCATTGCAGTCCATGCACATCACGAACCGGACCCCTCCGCATCCTTCACATCCGCTGATTGAAGCCCTCGGTATCCCATCTAAGATAATCCCCAATTTTCCCTCCTCCTCAAGCTTTACCACCTCCTCTGCTCCCCCAATCATCCTGCCCTTCACGAATACCGCCGGGACTCTCACCTGCTTGGTGCCCATCAGTCCCCTCAGCTCCTCCTTGTACCCTGAGTCCATCGAAACGTCCCTCTCCGACACTTGGATCAGGTGCGACTCGATCACTGATCGGACAATGTTGCAGTCCTCGAATGTCTTCCTTATCCCCCTCAGGGTCGTCGTGTAGTTCACCACTGAGTTCTCTCCTCCCGATGGGCACTTCTTCTGGAACTTCGAGAGGATCGAGTCAGAGGAGTCTTTAGAGCCGTTTCTCAGCTTCCTTATCTTGGGTGAGGGTATTATCATCTTCTTGATCTGAATCTCCTCGTGGTTGTTGACGGAGAGTTCCTTCTCGTATGACTCCACGAGCTCGGGGTCGAACAGCGGTCCCAGGCTTCTCCTAGATGAGAGCCCGTTATCGCTCCCAAAGCTGTTTCTCTTCGGGGTCCAAACAGGGGGGACTCTCATCCCCATCGCCGCCTTACACGAATTGTGCGATTTCAGCGAGGCATTCCTCGGCGTGAATTCCGGTTTCACCGGGCCGACCACTTTAGGGCCAGTGAAGCTTCCCCTGTTCTCCTTACCACCTGACTGACGCCTTCCCGCCTTCGGCGACCCTATCGGGTTGCTCAAGAACTTCAGAGGAGTGGATAAAGCCCGTGGCTTGGGACTGTTCCTGTTTGATCTTGAGGCAGGCACAGCCTCTTCGAGGTCTTCCATGAGCTCCCACGCGTTGATAACCTCTGGAGGCTGCTCTTCTTCCCGAGGTGGCGATTTCCGCTTAGAGGCAATGCCAGTGGTGCGATCGCCATTACTCTCCGCCGTGGCGAGGCAGTCCTTGATCACAGCAGCGGCTGTTGCTTCCTCGGCGTCGAGCTTCAGGGCGCCGTAAGTGCTCGAAGTGAGGGAGACGACATGGTTGGGGACATGGTGGCGGGTGACATGCGCTGCAGCAGCAACTTCTCGCTCGATCTCCTTCCGGACGTGCTTCGAGGAGACGCAGCCCATCTATGGGAACCGGGGGtttctctcttcttcactCTCAGCCTCGCCCTTACTCTCCAGACTCACTCCCTCTCGGTGTTTGTATGTCTGATGTGATCTTGCCGTCTTTGTCTGTTTCGGGGGTTCGGTCGGATAGAAGAGAAAAAGGGGCTGAGGGACAGAGTAACGGTTAGCAAACGGGTCCCAACGGTCGAAAATTTCGAATATGCAACACTCACTCACCCCCAACAggagaaaatgataaaaatttaatgtaTTATTTGTCGGGAAGTCCCCCCACATGCTTGTAATTTTGCTTTTGTCCCCTCTAACCCATGCCTTTTCTCAGAATAGTACGCTTTACAAGGGGCCAAAAAGTAATGTTATTGCTCCACACTTTCCAAAATTATTGAACCCATTGATACTACATCGGGAAGAAAGGATCTCCCCGTCCCGGTCTCGGCAAGGGACCGGTTTACCCATATGATGGTGGGGTGCCCTCCCCGGACCGTCCCCTCCTTGGACacggaaaaaataaatgttttaAAAACATGAATTGTGTACTATATAGTTTTCTGTAACATATTTATTATCGAATTATCTAAAATTTCTTGTGCCCAACATTGCCTTAGGGGAGGTCGTTGGAGGACTGGGTTTGTCTAAGCCAATGACCGATCGATTTTATGTTACGTTAATATATCGTCACGAGGTTAGCATTACTATCGAGGTACGGCGGTTGAATCTTTCTTTATGAGTGCTAAATAGATGAGCTAATAGCTGGTTAGGCTGGGACATGATTCAACCATGAAGTCAAAGTTGACATTGACATAGGAATGTGTGAACTCCAATCCTCGGTTCATGTCTGTCTCTTCATCCtttctttaaaattaataaaataaattaacaatgTTTGTTCCTGCCAGCGTAGCATAGTATCGAAGGGTTTGGGCCTCGAGAAGATTTGGCTGGGCCAACATAATAATAGCTCACACAGAAGCTGGATCGGGCTGGGCTAGGCAAAAATGcattctatttttaaaattatattattgaacgAAAAGACTAGTTATTGTCGTACAATCACTTTATCAAGACAATCATATCTAGAGATATTATGAGTAGATAAGTCTCGTATGAAACAACCTTAAAGTATTTGATATAATGATTAATGTGTACTCAAATTTGCACCGAGACTCGGGTTCGAATTCTCTTGGGGCCACCGAAGCTCGGACGCCCGGGGTtagcaaaaaaacaaaaaaatgtcCCGTATGAAACTCGACCAACTGCACATACAAATATCAAGCAAATCAAATGGACAAAAAAGAGAAGGTATTTTGTGAACCGCGATAAGGGTTAGGAAATGGTCCGTATGAAATCAGATACAATGCCACAATAAATTGGAAGACTGTCTTCATGTCCATAGTGCAATGCTGTCCCACGTTTCCTATTTGCACCTAATTTGGCCCCTTCGAATTGCTCCTGCTTTCAACCATTCTTGCACCTAATCACGAATATTGATCAGCCAATTATTCTCCAGGATGCACCGTCGGCAATTATAATGTCAAAGAGCACAAAGCAAATTACTCGGTTCAACATCGTAGTAAATTCAGATGTCCTCGAAAGCATTATATATACTAATCGGTTGTCGTCGGATTGATCTATTTGTCATGTCAGGATTAAGAAAGCACAGACACTATATCTATTGAGGCTTCGGATTTCATCTGGAAAACATGTCTGTTAGCAAGAATGAAAATTGAAGGTGGTGGTGTGCTTATGTGGATGTAGGTGAGTAGGCAAGATTAGGTCGTTAGCAGGTGATTGGATCTTGTCttgaaattaagataattaatTCAAGTCAATTTccatcatttattttattccttCCAACAGaataatcatcatcattattattattattatatgacCATTTCAGATCAAAACGAGCCAATCGCTAATTCGCTCGTCAGTGGGGAAACCCTCCTCGACAAGTGCACTTCAACCTCCTTCATCTCGTCTTCTCATACATACCAGCCTCATACGAGCTAGAATCGTTTGCATTCATCGATTATGACATCAAAATGTATATACAAATATCATCATTAGaggcaagaaaaaaaaaagaatttctaaAAACTAGgaaaagtaaatataaatACTTCTGTCGATTTATCAAGGGCTAGTGCTTTTTGTCCAACAATTATTGCGCTCCGGaatcttaattttaaaaagaaaatcttgtACTGATCGAAACCAGATCAGATCATCGTcatgaatataaatataaatatatgtagtatgtatatatacaattcACATTTTATGTCTCTCAATTATGGGATGGCGGTGTTTATATgggtacatacatatattatatatgagaTATTCTAGCTTGAACAGATATACATCCATCAAATACTCTGGATTTTTTTCTAGCttaatttttgaaagtttttttttttggtagataaTTTTTGAAAGAATAGCATTTTAATATTAACCTAAACATCAAATATATGCTACCATATACTGCATACCATTGGCTAAATctttaatgaaatatatattgaattttttaccAAAATAATCGATGGGATGCAGTTAATATTCCATTATATCTATCGTATCCAATAGAGTAAAATAATTCGTACACGTTAGACTTAGGGGACGAAGGAGGAGGTGGTCAACTGCGTCAAAACTACTTCCTCCAAAAGCATATGTAAATTAGGTTTGATCAATCCTGACTTTATATTATCggtaaataacaaaaatgggCCAATGACTCCTAATTTAGTTACGTATATTATTTCTTCAGGCTTCCAAGActgaataataaaattaattattaagacctctcttctcttcaagagcaaatcttctcatttcccctcctctctctctctccctgtcTCTCTGATCTCTGCCCCCAACCGCGACATAACATAACATAACATGCCTCAAGTGGATCTTGTCTCGGTCTGTGCCAGCGGCCCCTGTGACGGAAAATTTGTGTGCGAGACACTCACTTCCGAGAAGGATGACGACCCCGACGCCCCGCCGGAGTCCTTCTGGCTTTCCAAGGACGCCGAGTTTGACTGGGTCGACCGGAATGCCTTCTTCGAGCGGAAGGACTCCGGCAAAGGCGGCATGACCCCGAACTTGACCAACCTGAACCCCATGATCAGCCACTCCGCCAACTCCCAGCTCTTACCGATCCCCTTGAACTTCAAGTCCAACGCGTCCATCATTGGGCTTCCGAAGACCCACAAGCCCGGGTTTGGCTTGGATTCGAAGAACCGGAGGAACTGTAGAGCGGGAAACACGCGACTGTTTCCGAAGCTAACTGGATCGGTCGGGAAGTCCGGTGCTGATACGTCAATGGTCGAGCCGTCCTCGCCAAAAGTCTCGTGCATGGGGAGAGTGAGGTCGAAAAAGGATTCAGACGGGAGAAGAGAATCCCATGATCATGAACCGGACAAGGCAAGAAAGTCCCGGTTCTTCTCGAGCTTTCAGGCGCTGTTCCACTCCGGTTGCAGGGAGTGCCGGGCAATTGCAGTGCACACACCAACAGCGGAGTTGCCTGCAAGAAAGAGCCCGGCAGAGCTTATGGCGCGTCACGTCAGGGAACGAACACCGGCAAATGGAGTCGGAGACCAGTCCTGGGATTCGATCCCGAGGAGGAGCTCGGTTGATGGAGAAGCGCCCGGTTTGGGCGGGATGATGAGGTTCGCGTCCGGACGGCGATCCGACTCGTGGGCCCCTGGGGAATGTGAACAGTGACGACTGATGAATCGGGCAGGTTTCGTATTTCGCGGGTGGAAGGCCGCGTGGGGGAGTCAGAGGTGGGTCCCACAGAAGGAAATGGTACGGCTCTCGTTGTTGGTGATTGGGTGTCCACGTGGGACCCGCTTCCCTTCAACGGGGCCTTTGggtgacgtggcacgtggaatAACGGTATTACCATTCGCGTAGATTTGTTCCTTACATTTTTGTTCCAtacaatcaatatatatttattttgatttttggaGGATTTTATATTGTCTTTCCTTGCATTGTAACATGTAATAAGCCGTTGtacatattttccttttccggAAAGCCCAATATATAAGATTTACGATATTTTATTTCACATTATCATTcgtaaataataaattctttttgtgAGAATATAATTTAGTATTTACTCGTGGTAGACTTAATTGGGCAACTTTCTTTCAATAATAAGCGtcggaatatatatatatatatgtatgtatgtatagtaTAGTatgataattttgttttttggacAAACCAAAAGGAGAAAATTTAAgtaggggggaaaaaaatgaaatgaacgGTGATTAATTAAGACGCGAGCACTTTTATGGATATGAAAAAGAGGTGGCTGGAAAGTCAATGGTTTTGGTGGATGACCTTCCACCTAAAAGTTGTGACtgaatatatgtttattttcaGCATGGAAATAAATGTTAGAtacaataatattaatatagttAGCTAGCTAGTTAATTTGTCGTTATAATAGAAACAAGTAGATAATTGCATGTTTTATTCGTTGTGTTGTGGATTAATTGCTGAAGTAGGACACTATACATGATCTTGAGCACATTTATATATGCACTGTCGTGCACGGCAACATGCTGCTTCGTACTGGCTCGAAAAGGCCAGTGAGCTGGAGGAGAAAATATAGAATGGGAAAGACATTGTGGGAATTAATGTACTACGTAGTTAGGATAATTT
The sequence above is drawn from the Punica granatum isolate Tunisia-2019 chromosome 5, ASM765513v2, whole genome shotgun sequence genome and encodes:
- the LOC116208314 gene encoding ABC transporter B family member 29, chloroplastic, yielding MSSSLLISPHYKLLLKPHLNPTPTIEKFRPFHFCPPLNPKPLTPISSSLKPKPHALPFQSLEPYLLSQSKPILLGWLCSAISAFSLSKLVPKIGQFSSNLAHIELTTLRNEGPLLAALVAAKMVACYLQQAFLWEAALSAVFNLRVDVFGKVLERDLGFFEGGNGVSAGDIAYRVTAEAADVASTVFFLLNTIVPSTLRVSVMAMQMFAISPVLSLISAAVIPCMALVIAHLGERLRKISKKANLGIAALAAYLNEVLPAILFVKANNAELSERSRFQRLAHINLSNQLKKKKMKALIPQITQAIYLGALFIFCFGSLVVSSGSFDGSGMVSFITSLVLLIEPIQGIGQAYNELKQVEPAIERIYALGSYIPKVRQNPDAIPLDCVAGDVRFADVSFKYKDNTPLVLDRLNLHVRAGETVALVGPSGGGKTTLAKLLLRLYDPLSGYISIDNHNIQHIRLDSLRRHICLVSQDITLFSGTVAENIGYRDLMTHIDMERVELAGRLANADEFIRMLPEGYETNIGARGSILSGGQKQRLAIARAVYQDPSVLILDEATSALDSRSELLVRQALQRLTENRTVLVIAHRPETVMMADRVFHLNEGKLQELTRSFLMSSREDTSLSTGLVI
- the LOC116208315 gene encoding uncharacterized protein At3g28850 encodes the protein MGCVSSKHVRKEIEREVAAAAHVTRHHVPNHVVSLTSSTYGALKLDAEEATAAAVIKDCLATAESNGDRTTGIASKRKSPPREEEQPPEVINAWELMEDLEEAVPASRSNRNSPKPRALSTPLKFLSNPIGSPKAGRRQSGGKENRGSFTGPKVVGPVKPEFTPRNASLKSHNSCKAAMGMRVPPVWTPKRNSFGSDNGLSSRRSLGPLFDPELVESYEKELSVNNHEEIQIKKMIIPSPKIRKLRNGSKDSSDSILSKFQKKCPSGGENSVVNYTTTLRGIRKTFEDCNIVRSVIESHLIQVSERDVSMDSGYKEELRGLMGTKQVRVPAVFVKGRMIGGAEEVVKLEEEGKLGIILDGIPRASISGCEGCGGVRFVMCMDCNGSCKVLDEDGKKVIKCGECNENGLIHCPLCC
- the LOC116207836 gene encoding uncharacterized protein LOC116207836, which encodes MPQVDLVSVCASGPCDGKFVCETLTSEKDDDPDAPPESFWLSKDAEFDWVDRNAFFERKDSGKGGMTPNLTNLNPMISHSANSQLLPIPLNFKSNASIIGLPKTHKPGFGLDSKNRRNCRAGNTRLFPKLTGSVGKSGADTSMVEPSSPKVSCMGRVRSKKDSDGRRESHDHEPDKARKSRFFSSFQALFHSGCRECRAIAVHTPTAELPARKSPAELMARHVRERTPANGVGDQSWDSIPRRSSVDGEAPGLGGMMRFRISRVEGRVGESEVGPTEGNGTALVVGDWVSTWDPLPFNGAFG